In a single window of the Mucilaginibacter defluvii genome:
- a CDS encoding NADH-quinone oxidoreductase subunit M, with the protein MNLLTILIFIPVVFGAIILLLPSSLRASFKYITLLATLIQFALSIWIYLDFKTGAGFGGINHEDQFQFVQKLPWIHLDLGAAGAMQIDYFVGIDGISLPLLVMTTLVMVIATVASWEINSNVKGFFALFLLLDMAVIGVFCALDFFLFYLFYELMLLPLYFLIGMWGGVRREYAAIKFFLYTLFGSVFMLLVMVGLYLSVTDPATGNHTFNIIQMMNPANYSADSIFSTAAQQTILGVPARVLGFVVLFIAFAIKVPVVPLHTWLPVAHVEAPTPVSIILAGVLLKIGGYGIIRICLGIFPEVAASGAFWLGLLGVVSILYGALNALAQRDLKRMIAYSSVSHMGFVLLGIASQTAEGISGAVLQMISHGFLSSMLFYLVGVVYNRVHDRDIYNFRGLGSIMPKYTAFVMIAFFASLGLPGFSAFVAEAFTLAGTFKSSTTNGLLPYWMAIGGSIGILLSAAYFLWTLQRMFFGQTLLKGGEVWRTALTDINMREALTLVPLAVMALALGIFPSLVLDIANGSVLALVEFLKK; encoded by the coding sequence ATGAACCTTTTAACAATACTGATATTCATCCCCGTAGTGTTCGGCGCAATTATATTGCTGCTGCCGTCGTCGTTACGGGCGAGCTTTAAATATATTACCCTGCTTGCTACACTCATTCAGTTCGCGCTGAGTATATGGATTTACCTCGACTTTAAAACAGGTGCCGGTTTTGGCGGTATCAACCACGAAGATCAGTTTCAGTTTGTACAAAAGCTGCCCTGGATACACCTTGACCTGGGCGCCGCCGGGGCTATGCAGATAGATTATTTTGTAGGTATAGATGGCATTTCGCTTCCGTTACTGGTGATGACCACGCTGGTCATGGTGATCGCTACCGTTGCCTCATGGGAGATAAACAGCAACGTAAAAGGCTTCTTCGCTTTATTTTTGTTGTTGGATATGGCCGTAATAGGTGTATTCTGCGCGTTAGATTTCTTTTTGTTCTATCTGTTCTATGAGTTGATGTTGTTGCCATTGTATTTCCTGATAGGCATGTGGGGCGGCGTTCGGCGTGAGTACGCGGCTATAAAGTTTTTCCTGTATACCCTATTTGGTTCGGTATTTATGTTGCTGGTGATGGTAGGTCTGTACCTGTCAGTAACTGATCCGGCTACAGGCAATCATACCTTTAATATCATTCAAATGATGAACCCGGCCAACTACAGTGCCGACTCAATATTCTCTACCGCCGCGCAGCAAACCATATTAGGTGTACCTGCCCGTGTGCTGGGCTTTGTGGTGTTATTCATAGCCTTTGCCATTAAAGTGCCGGTTGTACCGCTGCATACCTGGCTGCCTGTAGCCCACGTGGAAGCGCCAACACCCGTATCGATCATACTGGCGGGGGTATTATTAAAGATCGGGGGTTACGGCATTATCCGTATCTGTTTAGGTATATTCCCCGAAGTTGCCGCATCCGGTGCGTTCTGGCTGGGCTTACTCGGTGTCGTTTCTATATTATATGGAGCACTAAATGCCCTTGCCCAGCGCGACCTGAAACGCATGATAGCCTACTCGTCCGTATCGCACATGGGTTTTGTACTGTTGGGCATCGCCTCGCAAACTGCCGAAGGCATAAGCGGTGCGGTGTTGCAGATGATTAGTCACGGCTTTTTATCATCCATGCTGTTTTACCTGGTAGGGGTGGTTTACAACCGAGTGCATGACAGGGATATATATAACTTCCGTGGCCTGGGGAGCATCATGCCAAAATATACCGCTTTTGTAATGATCGCCTTTTTTGCTTCATTGGGTCTACCCGGTTTTTCAGCTTTTGTGGCCGAAGCTTTTACCCTGGCCGGAACATTTAAATCGTCAACTACCAACGGATTATTACCTTACTGGATGGCCATTGGCGGTTCAATCGGGATATTATTAAGCGCGGCCTATTTTTTATGGACGCTGCAACGCATGTTCTTCGGCCAAACCCTGTTAAAGGGCGGCGAGGTGTGGCGCACAGCACTTACAGATATCAATATGCGCGAAGCTTTAACGCTTGTGCCTTTAGCTGTTATGGCATTGGCGTTGGGCATTTTCCCGTCGCTGGTATTGGACATAGCCAACGGTAGTGTATTGGCTTTGGTGGAGTTTTTAAAGAAATAA